The proteins below are encoded in one region of Fibrella aestuarina BUZ 2:
- the proC gene encoding pyrroline-5-carboxylate reductase, producing MKIAILGCGNMGMAFAKSFLQYDLVKKDDLLLIEKSSERSAALRAEKAGVVVDTIGPRVGDVDLIILSVKPQDFASAQEELRAVIQPRQVVLSIMAGIPINLIQERLAHRMVIRAMPNTPAMLGMGITGFTASPEVDAASLRRVENLINATGRSIFLDDEAMLDAVTALSGSGPAYFYYVVKAMVEAGKQMGFDEGTASLLVKQTMLGSYHLINNADKSLDDLIKAVASKGGTTEAALRTFEAGTLANTLVAGIQAAQVRATELSKG from the coding sequence ATGAAAATTGCGATTCTGGGCTGCGGCAACATGGGCATGGCCTTCGCCAAGTCGTTTCTGCAATACGATCTTGTAAAAAAGGATGACCTGCTGCTCATCGAAAAGAGTAGCGAGCGATCAGCCGCCCTGCGTGCCGAAAAGGCAGGCGTGGTGGTCGATACTATCGGCCCCCGCGTCGGCGACGTCGACCTGATTATCCTGTCCGTAAAGCCGCAGGATTTCGCCTCAGCCCAGGAGGAGCTAAGGGCGGTGATTCAGCCCCGGCAGGTGGTGCTATCCATCATGGCGGGTATCCCGATCAACCTGATTCAGGAGCGATTGGCGCATCGGATGGTGATCCGCGCCATGCCCAACACACCGGCAATGCTCGGGATGGGCATTACGGGTTTCACCGCCTCACCCGAGGTAGATGCCGCCAGCCTGCGCCGGGTCGAGAACCTGATTAACGCTACGGGCCGGTCGATCTTTCTGGACGATGAAGCCATGCTCGACGCGGTTACGGCGCTCAGCGGTAGCGGCCCGGCTTATTTCTATTACGTCGTGAAGGCGATGGTGGAGGCCGGTAAGCAGATGGGTTTCGACGAAGGTACGGCCTCGCTGCTGGTGAAGCAGACGATGCTGGGTTCGTACCACCTCATCAATAACGCCGATAAATCGCTCGACGACCTCATCAAGGCCGTGGCCAGCAAAGGCGGTACCACCGAAGCCGCCCTACGCACTTTTGAAGCCGGTACGTTGGCCAACACGCTCGTGGCTGGTATTCAGGCCGCTCAGGTACGTGCCACCGAGCTATCGAAGGGATAA
- a CDS encoding anthranilate synthase component II, with protein MKLLVLDNYDSFTYNLVYILRELGLRPDVIRNDKISVEEVSAYDKILLSPGPGIPDEAGILKPLIAEYGPTKSIMGVCLGHQAIGEVFGATLENLGDVLHGVAHSARVLDHDEPLFADMPDDLTVGRYHSWSVVRDSLPTDLLVTAEDENGRVMGLRHARYDVRGVQFHPESVLTVGGVQMMKNWIKN; from the coding sequence ATGAAACTTCTCGTTTTAGATAATTACGACTCGTTCACCTACAATCTGGTCTATATCCTGCGTGAGTTGGGCCTGCGTCCCGATGTGATTCGGAATGACAAGATCAGCGTCGAAGAGGTGAGCGCTTACGACAAGATTCTGCTGTCGCCGGGGCCGGGTATTCCCGATGAGGCGGGTATTCTGAAGCCGCTGATTGCCGAATACGGCCCGACGAAGTCTATCATGGGCGTGTGTCTGGGACATCAGGCTATCGGCGAAGTGTTTGGCGCGACGCTCGAAAACCTCGGCGACGTACTGCACGGCGTGGCGCATTCGGCCCGCGTGCTTGACCACGACGAACCCCTCTTCGCGGATATGCCCGACGACCTGACCGTTGGCCGCTATCATTCGTGGTCGGTGGTGCGCGACTCACTACCGACCGATCTGCTGGTGACAGCCGAAGACGAAAACGGCCGCGTGATGGGCCTGCGCCATGCCCGCTACGATGTACGGGGCGTGCAGTTCCACCCCGAATCGGTGCTGACGGTAGGCGGTGTGCAAATGATGAAAAACTGGATAAAAAACTAA
- the trpD gene encoding anthranilate phosphoribosyltransferase, producing MKAILNHLFEYKTLAKDQAKQVLLGIGRGEYNPSQVAAFLTVYMMRSIRVEELEGFRDAMLELCLPVDLDGYDAMDVCGTGGDGKDTFNISTLSAFVVAGAGQRVAKHGNHGVSSLTGSSTVMERLGYTFTNDIDTLKRKMDTAGICFLHAPLFHPAMKNVAPIRKELGVKTFFNVLGPMVNPARPPKQLVGVFSLELARLYAYLYQQTDKQFMVLHSLDGYDEVSLTGPFKAITDRTETMLNPADLGFDRLSAEALSGGKTAEESAAIFLNVLNNESTPAQTQAVLANAAMALLAAQKATTPADAVAMARESLESGKAKRAFDLLMK from the coding sequence ATGAAAGCGATTCTGAATCACCTTTTTGAATATAAAACGCTGGCTAAAGATCAGGCGAAGCAGGTGTTGCTGGGCATTGGCCGGGGCGAATACAACCCCTCGCAGGTCGCGGCGTTTCTCACGGTCTACATGATGCGCAGCATTCGGGTGGAAGAGTTGGAAGGCTTCCGCGACGCCATGCTGGAACTCTGCCTGCCGGTGGATCTGGACGGCTATGATGCGATGGACGTTTGTGGCACCGGCGGCGACGGCAAAGACACGTTCAACATCTCTACCTTGTCAGCTTTTGTAGTGGCGGGTGCGGGGCAGCGGGTAGCTAAACACGGCAACCACGGGGTTTCGTCGCTGACGGGCTCAAGCACCGTGATGGAACGGCTCGGCTACACCTTCACCAACGATATCGACACGCTGAAGCGCAAAATGGATACGGCTGGTATCTGCTTTCTACACGCCCCGCTGTTTCACCCGGCCATGAAAAACGTAGCGCCCATTCGAAAGGAGTTGGGGGTTAAAACCTTTTTCAATGTGCTGGGCCCGATGGTCAATCCAGCGCGCCCACCCAAACAGTTGGTCGGTGTGTTTAGCCTTGAATTGGCCCGCCTTTATGCGTACCTTTATCAGCAGACAGACAAGCAGTTTATGGTGCTGCATTCGCTCGATGGCTATGACGAAGTGTCACTGACCGGCCCGTTCAAAGCCATTACCGATCGCACCGAAACGATGCTGAATCCGGCGGATCTGGGTTTCGACCGACTGTCGGCCGAGGCCCTGTCGGGCGGGAAAACGGCAGAAGAGTCGGCAGCGATTTTTCTGAATGTGCTGAACAACGAAAGTACACCCGCTCAAACCCAGGCCGTACTGGCCAACGCGGCTATGGCACTACTCGCCGCCCAGAAGGCAACTACCCCCGCCGATGCCGTAGCGATGGCGCGGGAGTCGCTCGAAAGCGGAAAGGCCAAGCGGGCCTTTGACTTATTGATGAAGTGA
- a CDS encoding anthranilate synthase component I family protein translates to MTTSILTDRRFRVRTQHRRMLADIITPVSIYLRVRDKYPNSILLESADYHGNDNSFSYIAFDPVARFSYNAGTLSVAMPGQDEEQRPITASELMPALREFKQQFVAEPSGFSFISNGLFGYFGFPAVEGFEDIRLSAPVPTENGIPAAVFQVYRYVIAINHFKDELHLFEHNYVQEDTEPAASQLDEVAAFITSRNYALYSFSTTGDETSNFSDDEFRGVIQHGIDHCRRGDVFQIVLSRRFQTPFQGDEFNVYRALRSLNPSPYLFYFDYGNFKLFGSSPESQIVVKDGQATIYPIAGTFRRTGDDLKDAELAQKLYDDPKESAEHVMLVDLARNDLSRNCDVVNVETFKEIQYYSHVIHLVSKVVGKLNDGADPLQIVAETFPAGTLSGAPKHMAMQLIDRYENQSRGFYSGSIGYMGFDGEFNHAIMIRTFMSQNNTLYYQAGAGVVAKSVVESEVQEVHNKLGALRAAIQQAQAL, encoded by the coding sequence ATGACGACCTCAATACTCACCGATCGGCGCTTCCGGGTACGTACCCAGCATCGCCGCATGCTGGCCGACATTATCACGCCCGTTAGCATTTACCTGCGCGTTCGGGACAAATACCCCAATAGCATCCTGCTCGAAAGCGCCGACTACCACGGCAACGACAACAGCTTCTCGTACATCGCGTTTGATCCCGTGGCGCGGTTTAGTTACAACGCCGGTACGCTGAGCGTTGCCATGCCGGGTCAGGATGAAGAGCAACGTCCTATCACCGCCAGTGAGTTGATGCCCGCCCTCCGCGAATTCAAGCAGCAGTTTGTGGCCGAGCCGTCGGGGTTCTCGTTTATCTCCAACGGGCTGTTTGGCTACTTCGGTTTTCCGGCGGTCGAGGGGTTTGAAGATATCCGGCTGTCGGCACCTGTGCCGACCGAAAACGGCATTCCGGCGGCCGTTTTTCAGGTATACAGGTACGTTATCGCGATCAACCATTTCAAAGATGAGTTGCACCTCTTCGAACACAACTACGTACAGGAAGACACCGAACCAGCCGCCAGCCAGCTCGACGAAGTAGCGGCGTTCATTACCAGCCGGAACTACGCGCTCTATTCGTTTTCAACAACGGGCGACGAAACGTCGAATTTCTCCGACGATGAATTCCGGGGCGTTATTCAGCACGGTATCGACCATTGCCGGCGGGGCGATGTCTTCCAGATTGTATTGTCGCGGCGCTTTCAGACGCCATTTCAGGGCGACGAGTTCAACGTGTACCGGGCATTGCGGTCGTTGAACCCGTCGCCTTATTTGTTCTATTTCGATTACGGCAATTTCAAACTGTTTGGCTCCTCACCCGAGTCGCAGATTGTGGTGAAAGACGGGCAGGCGACGATCTATCCGATCGCCGGTACATTCCGCCGCACGGGCGACGACCTGAAAGATGCCGAACTCGCCCAGAAGCTGTACGATGACCCCAAAGAATCGGCCGAGCACGTGATGCTGGTGGATCTGGCCCGCAACGACCTGAGCCGTAACTGCGATGTGGTGAACGTCGAAACCTTTAAGGAGATTCAGTACTACTCACACGTGATTCACCTGGTTTCCAAGGTAGTGGGCAAGCTGAACGACGGGGCCGATCCGCTGCAAATTGTGGCCGAGACGTTTCCGGCAGGTACGTTGTCGGGCGCGCCCAAGCACATGGCCATGCAGCTGATCGACCGCTACGAAAACCAGAGCCGGGGGTTTTATTCGGGCAGCATCGGCTACATGGGCTTCGACGGCGAGTTTAACCACGCCATCATGATCCGCACGTTTATGAGCCAGAACAACACACTCTACTACCAGGCGGGCGCGGGTGTCGTGGCCAAATCGGTGGTGGAGAGCGAAGTACAGGAAGTGCACAACAAGCTGGGCGCCCTGCGCGCTGCTATTCAACAGGCCCAAGCATTATAG
- a CDS encoding Fpg/Nei family DNA glycosylase has translation MPELPEVEIRRMYLEATSLAQPIDSITVEDKKLLTTEFDTLYEKLEGRQFTHTRRVGKNLFIYTDDPRVILRMHFGMTGDLEYYHNSVDRPRHARIVFYFTNGFCLGFICPRKFERIGLVNDVDEFLRLKKIAPDALSIELGTLRDKLKKRRSPIKPVLLDQSTTAGLGNWIVDEVLFQAKVHPSAVSAELSEAEVEAIHEAIQLVLKTAIAKEAVYKDFPRSFLIHVREWDDSPYDDVEAHKVCPRCGTPIERTEVGGRTTFFCPNEQVLG, from the coding sequence ATGCCTGAACTACCCGAAGTCGAGATCCGGCGGATGTACCTGGAGGCCACCTCGCTCGCCCAACCCATCGACTCCATCACTGTCGAAGACAAGAAACTACTTACCACCGAATTCGATACGCTTTACGAAAAACTCGAAGGTCGCCAGTTCACCCATACACGCCGGGTTGGTAAAAACCTGTTCATCTACACCGACGACCCCCGCGTGATTTTGCGGATGCATTTCGGCATGACCGGCGACTTGGAGTATTACCACAACTCCGTCGACCGGCCGCGGCATGCGCGCATCGTCTTTTACTTTACTAACGGCTTTTGTCTAGGCTTCATCTGCCCCCGCAAATTTGAGCGGATCGGGCTGGTCAACGACGTCGATGAATTTCTGCGGTTGAAGAAGATTGCGCCCGATGCGCTGTCTATTGAGCTGGGTACGTTGCGGGACAAGCTGAAAAAGCGCCGATCGCCCATCAAACCCGTGCTGCTCGACCAGTCGACGACCGCCGGGCTGGGAAACTGGATTGTCGATGAAGTCTTGTTTCAGGCCAAGGTTCACCCATCGGCGGTCAGCGCTGAGTTGTCGGAGGCCGAAGTCGAAGCAATTCATGAGGCCATTCAACTCGTGCTGAAAACGGCCATCGCGAAGGAAGCGGTCTACAAAGATTTCCCGCGTTCGTTTCTGATCCACGTGCGCGAGTGGGACGATTCGCCCTACGACGACGTGGAAGCGCACAAGGTTTGCCCGCGTTGCGGTACTCCCATCGAACGAACCGAAGTGGGTGGCCGTACGACCTTTTTCTGCCCTAACGAACAGGTACTTGGGTAA